The following nucleotide sequence is from Bacteroidota bacterium.
TCTTTATTTTCTATCAAATATAAACAATGGAATTCTTACAATGGATAGAAAGCCTCATTTATCTATTATCATTTATTAAGCTATTCCTCGCCATCTGGCCCTCATCTGCGACGAGGTTTTTAAGTTTTTAACTTAGTTGCCTATCTATATTACTTTATCTCTTTTACCCATCCTCATTATAAACGAGGACGAGAGGGGATGAGGGTTTTTTTATGCCTGTTTTGGCCAACTATTGGTCAACGAATCCTATTTTTTATCAAATTGACGATAAGCAAAAGAAATATAAATTATTTCCTTTTACTAGATTAAGTTATTGTTTAATACTTACTTTTCCTAAATCTTTCAGGGATAGGATTAGAACTATATGTTTTTATTTCAATCACAGGGGATAACGGTTGAGAACTTACAGTGTTAAGATATAATTTTTCTCTATGATATAATTCATGATAGTTTTTAAAAGCATCTTTGTAAACAATATAAATGTGAAGAAACATTGTCTCAATTTTCTTTGATTTTATGGCAGTTCTTCGAAACACAATGGAAAAGGGGTGATCTTTTAGGATGACATCAGAAAACAGTACCTTGTTTTCTTTATCATAGTCCAAAGGATTTCTTAGGTCAATACTTTTAGTTAAAGGGTTATTACTATCGGTGCGAAAAAATTTTTGTACAATGATATCTTTTTTTTCTCTATCTGCATTTCTAATGTATTCTCGAAAATCAAATTGATCTAGATCGTATATTGTTACATTACAGTTTACATAAATAGGGTATGCGGGAGTTTTGCCATCATTTATGAAGGTTATTGGTATATCAATAGTTTCATACACAAAATAATCTTTGGTGTCATAGGTCGGAATCAACCCATATTCACCAGGTTCAACCCAAACGTATGGTCTATATTCTGCATTTACTGCATTTTGGTTTAGTTTGGCTTGACGGCAGGTTTGGGTAATTGCCACAACGCTAATAATGAATCCAAGTAAACCTATTGTTTTTTCTGAGATGCCTGCGAATATCTTTTTAATTCTTACAGATGCCATAAATTAGTAATTGTTGGTAGGTTTATGATAATTGGTTTTTTATTTCACAAATTGAATAATTAAATTGCAGAACAAAATGTTAATTCATTATAGATTTCCCCCCTCTCAGCGTAGTTTTTACTACGCTGAACAATTTCCGTAGCATTCGCTACAGATAATTATCCATCAATTCTGTCAATTTCCAATATACTATCTATTTCTGCGTAATTCCTGGCACTACTGTACAGATAATCTTCTGCATTTACCACAATACCCGCTCTTACCGGATTTTCGTGTATATAGTTAATTCTTTGTTCTATCATTTTAGCATTATCGAGTTCGATTGCATGGTTTTAGCTTCGCTGAGCACTTCGTGGTTCATGTGTCCAAAACTGATATTCGTTATTTCTTTTATGTTGTCGTGCTGCATATCTGAAAATCCCTGGCTGGCGCGAGCTTGTAGCTCGTGCTTAAAGCAAGTCTATATCAATTAAACCTTGTTCTCCACAATAATATGCCGCACTGCTATACTTCCAATGTTGCGGTTCGTTAACAAATCCAGCCTCCACCGGATTATTATGAATATAGTCTAATTTTTGTTCAATAACATCATTACTCCATAACTCTATTGGTTTATTGTGTTGCTGCCAGAATTGCCTGTTTTTTACATTACTGTTCTTCTCTCCTGCTCTTTGCATCATCCATAATAACCATTCTTTCCGACTTTCCTTAGGATTTTCTACGATAAGTTCCTGTATTCTTTTAGACGTAAAGGTTTTTAACTCCTTAATCAGCTTGCTCGGATTATTATTTTTATCTCGGAATATTAAATGGACATGACTTGGTAAAATACAATATGCAAATAACTCCAAACCCTTACTTTTTCTGCAATATTCCAGGCTTTCGATAAAAGAAATAAAATATTGCTCACGTACAAAAACATCTAACCAGTAAACCGTGGCAAACGAAACAAAATAAACACCTTCCGGATTATGAAATTTATATTTTCTACTCATAGAAGTAAAAATATTAAATTCCGGCAGGAAGGCAATTCTTTTGAGGTAACATTAGCACGAGCTAAAAGCTCGCGCTAGCAGATGGGCTCAAATGGGTCAACCAGACACGTAAGGAATTTAACTAAGCCTTATTCACCCACCAACAATTCTCCAAAGCTCTCGCTCCGGTGAAAATCGGGTTGTGTCGAATGTACCGGACTCCAGCTCAGGTAATGCGGTTGGGGCATTTCGTTGCCACACTTGTAAAAATTGGCCTTCAGTTTCTCGCCCTTTAAGGTTTTTACCGGGTGCATAAAAAAAGCCTGAAATGATATTGCTATTATCAGTTCCCAACTAACTAAACCACTCGTGTGTGCAATTGCTTCTGTGCCTAAAGTCGACTGCCTGTAAATGCTGTCGGTTGCCTTCTGAGGTCCGGGGAGCCTGTTGTGTCTCGAAGTGCCATAACCCAACAACAACCGCCCAATGCAATTAAATTCAAAGTTATAATAAGCCTCATCGCCCGGAAGGCTTACGAAAAACTCTACACATGAGTCGTTGTAAACTTTGCCGTTGTCAGTGAGGATTCGTGCCAGAGTGCCTTCTTCCTCTACATAAAATTTTAATATAATGCCAGCCTGTGTGCAGGCTATGGAAAAAGATACTTTTGGTTGATAATTGAATTCAGGCCAGTTGAGGCTTGCTATTTCATGCACAGTCATAGTTTGCAACAAGGGGCTGATAAGCAGGTTATCAAGAGCTGGTGCCGGATGTAAAAATGGAACTGAAATCGTTTTCACTCCTGTTTTTCAGATTAAATCAGTGAGACTATAATTTTAGAAATCACGAGAATTCGGGATGAACTAAAATTATCAAGTCGAACTGATCCCGATGCGCAGCAATCGGGATCTTTGGGTCATACTGGTTTCGCCAATAATTAAGGCGCGAGGCGAAGTGGTAGTAAAAGATTATTAAACTGCCACCTTCACTACTACTTTCTTCACAATACCCGGCTTATCGACACAATAGCCGGGCCCGTGTAAATCCAGTGGGGTAAGCACAGCCCCTTCGCCCTGGCGCAGTATCACTGAAGAAAAAGCTGCTACTTTGGGAAAGAAATAGTCTTTCTCAACATTATAGGTGTCTGCCTCAGTAATATCCTCTTCCGAGGCTAAAAGGATTTTTTCCTCTCCCTCGAAAATGTACTGTACATCGATGTACTGCCGGTGCCCTTCCATTTTAATCGTTTCGCCGGTTTTACTGGTATAGGTCTGGAAAATGGCAAACAAGGCTTTGCCATCTATCTCCATGGTTTTGCTGGATCCCTCACTCAGAGTGAGGAAAATAGCATTCAAATCTGTTTGTGATAAATAATCCAGCGCCTGAAGTATTCTGGTATGACTTGTTTGTGACGCAAGGGTGCGAAGATTTCCGACAATAGCCATAATTATCTATTTCATGATTAAAAACCGAAGGTATTCTTTAAAAGTACGAAGTATTTTCATTTTCGACCGGCCTTTTCGTTTGTGCGACAACAAATTGGTTGGCACTTCGATGACCGATGCACCCGATTTAATGGCCTTAATCAATATTTCGACCATGCAAATAAAACCTTTTTCGCGGATTATCTCCGAATGGTTGTTTTTGATTGTTTGCACCAACGATATGCGGTAAATACGGTAAAACGAACTCATGGTGGCTACACGCAGGTTAAACACCGAACGCAACACGACATTGGCTCCCAGCGAAACGATTTTTCTAAACAATCCTGTTTTCTCGAGTTTACCACCCTGTGCATATACCGAGGCCAGCACCAGGTCGAAGCCCAGATTGGCTATGGCATGCATTTTTGGCAAAGTGGTTAAATCGGACGTGTTGTCGCCTTCGATGGTCACAATGAGTTCGGCTCCCGGCAAAGAATTGGCTAAAATCCATTCGAAGCCGAGGTTAAACGAATCGCCCGGGCCCTGGTTGAGTGGCTTCTCAATGACATGATAAGAAGTATCTTTAAAATACGAATGAATTTGTTGAATGGTGTCATCAGTTGAGCAATCGTCGACTAACACAAAAAACTTATCTACCCCCGGCAGCACCGCAGTGAGGTTATCGTGCAGCTCTTGTATGTTGGCCGACTCGTTGTAAAGGGGAATGAGGAAATAGCTTACCATTTTTCTATTTTGCGTTGCCATTCAATGGTTTCCCTCAGGCCATCGGCCAAGGTATAACGGGGTTTATAACCAAAAAATGAAATGAGTTTATCAATCGATGGCACCCTGCGCTGTACATCTTCGTATTTTCCAAAGCTCGAATAAGGAATCATATTCAGCTGGGGTGGAATTTTATCGCCGTTGACCAGTTTCCAGATCAGCCGGCCAAGATCTGCTATGGTAATTTCTTCGCTAGGATCAGAGGCTATGTTGAAAATCTCGTTGTCCGACTTTTCTGATTCGATGCAGAGCACCAGGGCGGCTACGGTATCTTTAATGTAGGTAAAGGTGCGGGTTTGCAAGCCATCGCCATGTATCTCAAGCGCTTCCTGCCTGGCCGACCTGCTGATAAAAAGCGATTGTGGCCCTCCCCACCAGGTGAGGTTTTGGTTGGGGCCATAGGAACCAAAAAAGCGGACAATAGTGTATTTCAGATCAAACTCATCGTGGTTGGCCAGGATGTATTGTTCGCCATACATTTTCGAAATGGCATAGGCCCAGCGTTTCACAGTAGGAGGTCCCATCACCAGGTCCGATTCTTCGGTAAAAGGCACCTGTTTGTTTTTGCCATACACATCGGAGGTCGAAGCAAATAAAAGTTTACTCTTGTCTGCAAGGCATTTGGCTACAATGTTCCGCAACATGATCTGGTTTTCGTCGAGGGTACGAAAAGCGCTCGAATAGCGTGGTATCTTCTGCGAGGCCAGGTGCACAACCAGGTCAACCTTGTACTCTTTTATTACAAAAGGGTTACAGATATCTCCCGAGTGGAAATGAAATTTTTCATGAGTCAGAAAGGGTTCAATGTTACGCAATTCGCCATAACTCAGATTATCGATTCCATATACATCATGACCCTTTGCAAGCAAGGCTTCTGCAAGATTTGACCCGATAAAACCGGCTACTCCGGTTATTAATATTTTCACGAGAATGTTGTTAAGTTACTTATTTGATATTTTGAAACTATTGGTTTAAAAACGATATGTTATACACCACAAAACCTCTCGGGTTGTCTTTTACCTGATTGTTGTAGGCTATCTGCAAGGTGTTCTGACCATTTACTAAATCGGTTTTAGCGATGGTAAAGGCATAATACTGTCTGCGTGGATCGAAGTATTTAAAGCCCCCGGTACTCCCGATCTCCTGAAGCGTAAAAGCCACGGTGCGCTTATCGTTAATCACAATAAACCCTTCGTTTGGCCTGTCGAGGCCTTCGGCTTCGATAAATATTCTAAGGCTGTTGAGGGCTGAGGTATTCAGGTTGAAATTCAATTTTTGCGAAGCTACCCGAGCCGGATTTTTTCCTAATTCAATGGCCAGGGTGTTGGTAAACTTCCGGGGCTCATCGTGGTTCCAGCTAAATATTTGTACGTCGCCATTGCCCAAATCGAAATGATAATTGGTGTTGCGAATAATAAAATCCTTAGCCCTCGGATCGGTCATTACATTGTCGAAATAATAATCGGCAAAAAACCAGCCTTTTTTGTTGTTGTTGTAGGTATTCACCAGATCGTCGTATGAGGTAGCGGTGTTGGGCTCACCGGTTGCTTCGCGGTAAACGTATTGCTTCAGCTTGGTATCGTAAACCCTTTGGCGAAACCACACCGAATTGTCGCGCTTAAGGTACCAATCGGTAGCTCCGGGCCAGGTCGAAAGTACCAGGTCTTCCTTGGCAATCATCCTTTTCATCTTTTTGCAAATGCCTTTCCAGTTCACATAACCCACATGAATAAGGCTTTTGGGCGCCACCTGCCCATGTTCCTTGGTAGTAACCAGCGACTTGATCTTCCCAAAGGGAGAACCTGCCAGTAACAAGCCGGCTATGACGAGGAAAAGAAAGATACTAAAGCCTTTCTTTTCCGTAAGCTTTTGGGGCGCAATCAGGGGCACTAAGCGAGAAACTATAAAATAAAGGCCTGTTGCTGCTGAAATAAGGAAAAGCGGATAGATAAATAAAAGGTAATTCGGCGTACAAGGATTGCGGAAAATAAAACTCATCAGTAAAAAAGGCACCAGGAACATCGAAGTCATAAAAGCTGCCCCACGTCTTGCCTTTTGAAGAAAGAATGAAGCCGGAAGGCCCAATATACCAAGGTAGTAAAGGATAGTATAATCGTCCTTTACAATATTAAAATAAGTTTTAAAACAGGCAAAACGAGTCTCTTCCCCTTTAAACTGCGTAAAAATGTAGCTCCAGTCTGGCAATACCCAGTTAATAATCCGGTCTGGCAAAAGAATTCCCAATACCGGCCTTGCAATCTTGTCGAGCAGGCTGGGTGTAAAAAACACGATTACCGCAGCAACAATGAGGTAACTTGCAAGAGCATAGAAGTTTGTGAAAGCGCCCTTACCACCCCGAATCATCCGGCCAATGGCCAAATAGACCAAATAAGTGCTTAAACCAAATACCGCAAAAAATGTAAGCTGATGGTTAATCAGGGAAAACACGAATACAAAGGGTAAGGCCAATAAATATTTCTTATTGATTTGGTTGCGTGTAAAAAAATTATTCTTGCCTTTCTCCGTCTCTGAAGTGTGATTAAATGCCATCCAGATTACAATAAGCAAAAGAAGGTAGGCAAACTCGAAACTGGCATAATTGCGGGCAATGCGCGACCAGATAATTGCATAAAGTGAAAAGGCCCCTAAAAACGCGGCAATTATGCCCACGTTGCGGTTAAAGAGTTTCTTTGCAAGGAAATAAATGAGTGGTATCGATAAACTTCCGAATAAAATGCTGGGTATCCGTGCAGTAATCTCACTTGCTCCAAAGAGTTTGAAGAAGGCGATGATAACCCAGGTTAAGAATATACCGTTGTTATCCGATTGCATCATCGACCCGCCTTTTAAAAAGCGGTATGCCGGGCTTACATGCATGTATTCATCGACCCATAAGGATAAATATCCCAGTTGGTAGTAGCGCAGCAATAAGGCTGCCAGGGTAATTACAGCAAGAATTATTATGGTAGTTTTGCCCGAAAGGAAACTCCAGTCTGGAAAAGAATTCCGTACTTCAGGGCTTGGTTTTGATTTGCTCATTTTGAGTTTACATTGAAATTACAATCCTTTCCACAACCGAAAACCTAGGTTTTACGGCGCGCTAAATTTAATGGAAAGACTTCGTCTTTGCAAAACCTTATTGGGAATAAAATTAGCTGCTCTAAACTGATTATTGATCCAGTAAAAGACTAATTGCTAAGGATAATTGAGAATAGGATGTCCCAGCCTTTCGGGTTACTCTTTTTGGAGTATTTTTTCGATTTTAGGTAACTCGAATTGAAAACCCTGTGCAAGCAAGTTGTGTGGAACCGCTTGCTGATCGTGCAGAAAAATTTCAGAAAGACTTTGCAGCAGAAACTTTACGATGCCGGATGCAATATTAATGCGGAGTACTTTATAACCAGCCTGTTGGGCAATCAATGTCTGCAAACTGGCTACCTGAATAGGTTCAGGGCTACACAAATTATACACTGTCGATGATTGGGGATGAAGCAGAATAAAATGTATGGCCCGCACCAGGTCATCGATATGAATCCATGAAACAAACTGATTTCCGGATCCAAAAACGAGGTTAATTCTGCTCTTTAAAATTTTTTTCATTTTTGGATAATAGCCCCCATCCTGACTTAGCACAACTCCAATTCGCAAAGTAGCAACAGGAATTTTAAAATCTTCGAGGCACGATTCCCATTCGGCACACACTTCGGCCAGATAGCCTGTTCCCGCCGGTGCTGTTTCGGTTAACAGTACATTGGGTTGATGACCATAAAACCCCACGGCCGAGGCGCTGATTAGTTTTAGTGGCTTTTGGTCGAGCTTTTCGAGCTCTTTTGAAAGCAGCATCAATGGACGTATACGACTTTGAAGTATTTTTTTCTTACGTGAGGTTCCCAGCCATCCCCCTGCAATGGATTCGCCACTTAGGTTTATCAGGTAATGTTGATTTTTCAATGCCTCCGGATCGAGATAATCCTCATCGGGGTTCCAGTAAAAACTGCGGAATGGTCCAGAATAATTTCTGTTCCTGCTAAGTATGGAAACTGCAAATCCTTGATTTTGCAGGTAACTTGAGAGGGCCCGACCAATTAAGCCTGAGCCACCACAAATGAGAAGGTTTTTTTTCTTTGCAGATTCCATATAGCAATAACAAGCAGAATGGGTAAAAGTTAGTCCTCTTTTTCAGCAATAGTAAGGATTAACTAAAAACTTTTAGAATTGCCAAGAAACAATTATTGGTGGTTTTTTCTGACAGCGGTAAAAAAAATGAGCCCGGGTTAACTACTCCCGGGCTCTAACCCTAACTAATTGAAAACTATGAAGTGTGACTACTCCTTAAGAAAAGGAGTACGAAAAATGCATGAAATATTAATAAAGAGAAATTGTATGATTGAAAGATTTGCGTTTGTTCGATAATAATACTTCGTATTCACCTGTAGGTAAATTCGATAAATCGTATTTACGGGCAAAATTGGCTTCGCTACCCGAATCCTCGAAAAACACTCCCTCTTCGGTTAAAATCTTAACCTCTGTTTTAGATTTTGAAGGATTATTCAGAAATACGAGTAAAGTTTTGTCGCTAAGCCTGAATACAGGTTCATTGACCAACTCGGTTTCTTTCACAATCACCTTCGAATCTTCGATTGCAATTGGTTTCTTAACAATCTCGTTGTTCCATTTTACAACAATCACATAGTTGCCATCTGCCAAACGCGAAAAATCAAACACCCTGTTAAAATCGGATGTATTTTTAACGTGTGTAGAGTAGAATATTACAGTTTCTTCATCGTTCTCAATAGATAGGTTGACTTGCTTGGCCTCAATTTCGACCAGCGAAATTACTGCCTTGTTTTGTTCACTGGTGCTGGTTTTCACCTTTACACCTCCGCCGGCCATAGCCACAACAGGCATGCCGGTAATTGCAAAAATAAGCAGTGCACGTAGCACTACATTTTTAACTCTGTTCATTTTTTGAAATAATTAGTAAATAATTACTTCGACAAAGTTAAGGGCATAATATTTCACTGCAATAGATATATTGTTAAAAAAACATTAATTTTTTCTTACATATTTTATCTGTTTTTGCATCTATTTATATTTTTTATAAGTTTTTTAGTGCTTTTTATGTTAATTTAACATTTATGTTATTTAATACACAATGCATATTTATGTATTGTCTGATTATCAGTTAATTATGATTTCAGGATTAGAAACAATCAAATTCTTCACTTTTTTAGGGTATAGCCTCATTTCTTATCGTTTTTTCATTTTTATCCTTCATTTTTTGGGGCAGTAACTCATTTTTTTATTCATTTTTATTCTATATGTCTATTTTTTTGCCTTCATTTCAATTTTTTTTCCAATGATTAATAATCAATTTTTCCTGTTAAGCCAAACAAAAAAAAGGCTGAAATAAACTTTCAGCCTCCTCGTTTATAGTTATGTTTTATCTATTTCCAGTTTTCCACCAGCATGTCATTAGCCAGTTTCGAAGCCAGTTCTGTATCCTTTAACAATTTTACCAAATCGAGCGAAAAGTGGAGTGCAGCCCCGGGCCCCCTCCCTGTGAGGATTGCACCAGACATGGCAGTGGACGTTTGTTTGATGGTGGCCCCTTTTAAATGTTTTTCAAATCCCGGATAGCACACAGCATCTTTTCCTTCCAGTATCCCCAATGCACCTAGCACCATAGGGGCTGCACAGATGGCTGCAATTGGTTCGTTTTTATGGGCTTGTGTTTGAAGGACTGTAGCTAATCCTTCGTGTTTCATTAGGTTGCCAGAGCCAGGCATACCTCC
It contains:
- a CDS encoding YhcH/YjgK/YiaL family protein, which translates into the protein MAIVGNLRTLASQTSHTRILQALDYLSQTDLNAIFLTLSEGSSKTMEIDGKALFAIFQTYTSKTGETIKMEGHRQYIDVQYIFEGEEKILLASEEDITEADTYNVEKDYFFPKVAAFSSVILRQGEGAVLTPLDLHGPGYCVDKPGIVKKVVVKVAV
- a CDS encoding transposase, which codes for MSRKYKFHNPEGVYFVSFATVYWLDVFVREQYFISFIESLEYCRKSKGLELFAYCILPSHVHLIFRDKNNNPSKLIKELKTFTSKRIQELIVENPKESRKEWLLWMMQRAGEKNSNVKNRQFWQQHNKPIELWSNDVIEQKLDYIHNNPVEAGFVNEPQHWKYSSAAYYCGEQGLIDIDLL
- a CDS encoding NAD-dependent epimerase/dehydratase family protein, with the translated sequence MKILITGVAGFIGSNLAEALLAKGHDVYGIDNLSYGELRNIEPFLTHEKFHFHSGDICNPFVIKEYKVDLVVHLASQKIPRYSSAFRTLDENQIMLRNIVAKCLADKSKLLFASTSDVYGKNKQVPFTEESDLVMGPPTVKRWAYAISKMYGEQYILANHDEFDLKYTIVRFFGSYGPNQNLTWWGGPQSLFISRSARQEALEIHGDGLQTRTFTYIKDTVAALVLCIESEKSDNEIFNIASDPSEEITIADLGRLIWKLVNGDKIPPQLNMIPYSSFGKYEDVQRRVPSIDKLISFFGYKPRYTLADGLRETIEWQRKIEKW
- a CDS encoding glycosyltransferase family 2 protein; this encodes MATQNRKMVSYFLIPLYNESANIQELHDNLTAVLPGVDKFFVLVDDCSTDDTIQQIHSYFKDTSYHVIEKPLNQGPGDSFNLGFEWILANSLPGAELIVTIEGDNTSDLTTLPKMHAIANLGFDLVLASVYAQGGKLEKTGLFRKIVSLGANVVLRSVFNLRVATMSSFYRIYRISLVQTIKNNHSEIIREKGFICMVEILIKAIKSGASVIEVPTNLLSHKRKGRSKMKILRTFKEYLRFLIMK
- a CDS encoding TIGR01777 family protein yields the protein MESAKKKNLLICGGSGLIGRALSSYLQNQGFAVSILSRNRNYSGPFRSFYWNPDEDYLDPEALKNQHYLINLSGESIAGGWLGTSRKKKILQSRIRPLMLLSKELEKLDQKPLKLISASAVGFYGHQPNVLLTETAPAGTGYLAEVCAEWESCLEDFKIPVATLRIGVVLSQDGGYYPKMKKILKSRINLVFGSGNQFVSWIHIDDLVRAIHFILLHPQSSTVYNLCSPEPIQVASLQTLIAQQAGYKVLRINIASGIVKFLLQSLSEIFLHDQQAVPHNLLAQGFQFELPKIEKILQKE
- a CDS encoding glycosyltransferase family 39 protein produces the protein MSKSKPSPEVRNSFPDWSFLSGKTTIIILAVITLAALLLRYYQLGYLSLWVDEYMHVSPAYRFLKGGSMMQSDNNGIFLTWVIIAFFKLFGASEITARIPSILFGSLSIPLIYFLAKKLFNRNVGIIAAFLGAFSLYAIIWSRIARNYASFEFAYLLLLIVIWMAFNHTSETEKGKNNFFTRNQINKKYLLALPFVFVFSLINHQLTFFAVFGLSTYLVYLAIGRMIRGGKGAFTNFYALASYLIVAAVIVFFTPSLLDKIARPVLGILLPDRIINWVLPDWSYIFTQFKGEETRFACFKTYFNIVKDDYTILYYLGILGLPASFFLQKARRGAAFMTSMFLVPFLLMSFIFRNPCTPNYLLFIYPLFLISAATGLYFIVSRLVPLIAPQKLTEKKGFSIFLFLVIAGLLLAGSPFGKIKSLVTTKEHGQVAPKSLIHVGYVNWKGICKKMKRMIAKEDLVLSTWPGATDWYLKRDNSVWFRQRVYDTKLKQYVYREATGEPNTATSYDDLVNTYNNNKKGWFFADYYFDNVMTDPRAKDFIIRNTNYHFDLGNGDVQIFSWNHDEPRKFTNTLAIELGKNPARVASQKLNFNLNTSALNSLRIFIEAEGLDRPNEGFIVINDKRTVAFTLQEIGSTGGFKYFDPRRQYYAFTIAKTDLVNGQNTLQIAYNNQVKDNPRGFVVYNISFLNQ
- a CDS encoding DJ-1/PfpI family protein, with translation MKTAFVHFAEGFEEIEALTIVDVLRRADIPNQMVSITGHRQVTGAHGIKIVTDVVFEDVNYDQASVIILPGGMPGSGNLMKHEGLATVLQTQAHKNEPIAAICAAPMVLGALGILEGKDAVCYPGFEKHLKGATIKQTSTAMSGAILTGRGPGAALHFSLDLVKLLKDTELASKLANDMLVENWK